One part of the Streptococcus sp. oral taxon 431 genome encodes these proteins:
- a CDS encoding THUMP domain-containing class I SAM-dependent RNA methyltransferase — translation MKTTFNLIATAAAGLEAVVGREVRDLGYDCQVENGRVRFQGDVKAIIQTNLWLRAADRIKIVVGTFPAKTFEELFQGVFALDWENYLPLGARFPIAKAKCVKSKLHNEPSVQAISKKAVVKKLQKHYARPESVPLMENGPEFKIEVSILKDIATVMIDTTGSSLFKRGYRTEKGGAPIKENMAAAILQLSNWYPDKPLIDPTCGSGTFCIEAAMIARKMAPGLRRSFAFEEWNWVSDRLIQEVRTEASKQIDREIELDIMGCDIDGRMVEIAKANAQAAGVSGDILFKQMRVQDLRTDKINGVIISNPPYGERLSDDAGVTKLYAEMGEVFEPLKTWSKFILTSDEAFESKYGSQADKKRKLYNGTLKVDLYQYFGQRVKRNLTD, via the coding sequence ATGAAAACAACATTTAATTTAATTGCGACTGCTGCTGCGGGTTTGGAAGCTGTAGTTGGACGTGAAGTGAGAGATTTGGGTTATGATTGTCAAGTTGAAAATGGGCGTGTTCGTTTTCAAGGTGATGTTAAAGCGATTATCCAAACCAACCTGTGGCTAAGAGCTGCGGATAGAATCAAAATTGTTGTGGGAACTTTTCCTGCAAAAACATTTGAAGAACTCTTCCAAGGTGTTTTTGCTCTAGATTGGGAGAACTATCTCCCACTTGGAGCCCGTTTCCCAATTGCCAAGGCTAAGTGTGTCAAGTCAAAATTACACAATGAGCCAAGTGTGCAGGCGATTTCTAAGAAGGCAGTTGTTAAGAAACTACAAAAACACTATGCCCGACCAGAAAGTGTTCCCCTGATGGAGAATGGTCCAGAGTTCAAGATTGAAGTTTCCATTTTGAAAGATATAGCGACTGTTATGATTGATACGACTGGTTCAAGTCTCTTTAAACGTGGTTATCGTACTGAAAAAGGTGGTGCTCCAATCAAGGAGAATATGGCAGCTGCGATTTTGCAACTGTCAAACTGGTACCCTGATAAGCCTTTGATTGATCCAACCTGTGGTTCGGGAACCTTCTGTATTGAGGCGGCTATGATTGCGCGCAAGATGGCACCAGGTTTGCGTCGTTCATTTGCCTTTGAAGAGTGGAACTGGGTTAGTGACCGCTTGATTCAAGAAGTCAGAACTGAGGCAAGTAAGCAGATAGATCGAGAGATTGAACTGGATATTATGGGTTGTGATATCGATGGTCGTATGGTAGAAATTGCCAAGGCCAATGCCCAGGCAGCAGGAGTATCTGGAGATATTCTCTTTAAACAGATGCGCGTACAGGATTTGCGTACGGATAAGATTAATGGAGTTATTATTTCTAACCCACCTTATGGGGAACGTCTATCAGATGATGCAGGAGTAACTAAACTTTATGCTGAAATGGGTGAGGTTTTTGAGCCTCTTAAGACTTGGAGTAAGTTTATTCTGACAAGTGATGAAGCCTTTGAAAGTAAGTATGGTAGTCAGGCGGATAAAAAACGAAAACTCTATAATGGTACTTTGAAAGTTGATTTGTATCAATATTTTGGTCAACGTGTCAAAAGAAATTTGACAGATTAG
- the pbp1a gene encoding penicillin-binding protein PBP1A has product MNKQTILRIAKYLGIGVISLFIAAFLLGGGVFLYYANKAPELSESKLVATTSSKIYDSKNELIADLGAERRVNAQSSDIPTDLVNAIVSIEDHRFFNHRGIDSIRIAGAFLRNLRSNSGLQGGSTLTQQLIKLTYFSTSTADQTLSRKVQEAWLAIQLERTATKQEILTYYVNKVYMSNGNYGMQTAAENYYGKDLKDLSIPQLALLAGMPQAPNQYDPYSHPEAALERRNLVLSEMQRQGYLTAEQYETAINTPITDGLQSLKSLNSYPQYMDNYLKEVIDQVEQETGYNLLTTGMEVYTNVDQEVQKHLWDVYNTDQYVNYPDDDIQAASTIVDVSNGKVIAQLGSRHQASNVSFGTNQAVETNRDWGSTMKPITDYAPALEYDIYDSTAYMLKDVPYNFPGTSTPVYNWDRGYYGNITLQTAIQQSRNVPAVETLDRVGLDKAKKFLNGLGIDYPTMVYANAISSNTTESGKQYGASSEKMAAAYAAFANGGIYHKPMYINKVVFSDGSSKEFSDQGTRAMKETTAYMMTEMMKTVLYSGTGRDAYISWLPQAGKTGTSNYTDEEIENHIKTSQFVAPDEMFVGYTRKYSMAVWTGYSNRLTPIVGDGFTVATSIYRSMMQYLAEEDHPGDWTMPEGLYRSGDYVFKNGARSNWIPQSTQASSTTESSSSTSTTESESSSNETTNGTTNPNATQPNSSANSQQQNQPQQNPRRQQ; this is encoded by the coding sequence ATGAACAAACAAACTATCTTACGCATCGCTAAATACCTCGGCATTGGTGTGATTAGCTTATTTATCGCAGCTTTCCTGCTTGGTGGTGGTGTCTTTCTTTACTATGCAAACAAGGCTCCTGAACTTTCCGAGAGCAAACTTGTTGCAACTACATCAAGTAAAATTTATGATAGCAAAAATGAACTAATCGCAGATTTAGGTGCTGAACGTCGTGTCAATGCTCAAAGTAGTGACATTCCTACTGATCTTGTCAATGCGATTGTCTCTATCGAGGATCACCGTTTCTTTAACCATAGAGGAATTGATAGCATTCGTATAGCAGGAGCTTTCCTTCGTAACCTTCGAAGCAATAGTGGTCTTCAAGGTGGATCGACTTTGACTCAGCAGTTGATAAAATTGACCTACTTCTCAACATCAACAGCTGATCAAACTCTATCCCGTAAAGTTCAAGAGGCTTGGTTAGCTATCCAGCTAGAGCGAACTGCAACTAAACAAGAAATATTGACCTATTACGTCAATAAGGTCTACATGTCAAATGGTAACTATGGTATGCAGACTGCTGCAGAGAACTACTATGGTAAGGATCTCAAAGATTTGTCCATTCCACAGCTAGCACTCTTAGCAGGTATGCCACAGGCTCCAAACCAATACGATCCTTATTCTCATCCTGAAGCTGCCCTTGAAAGACGAAACCTCGTTTTGTCAGAAATGCAAAGGCAAGGATACCTTACAGCCGAACAATATGAAACAGCCATCAATACTCCAATCACAGATGGACTTCAAAGTCTAAAATCTCTTAATAGCTATCCACAGTACATGGATAACTATCTTAAAGAGGTTATTGATCAAGTAGAACAAGAGACAGGTTATAATCTATTAACAACAGGTATGGAAGTCTATACAAACGTCGACCAAGAGGTACAAAAACACCTTTGGGACGTCTATAACACTGATCAATACGTAAACTATCCTGATGATGATATCCAAGCAGCTTCTACTATCGTTGATGTATCAAATGGTAAAGTTATTGCCCAACTCGGATCTCGTCACCAAGCTAGCAATGTATCCTTTGGTACTAACCAAGCAGTGGAAACAAACCGTGACTGGGGTTCAACTATGAAACCAATTACGGACTATGCACCTGCACTTGAATACGATATCTATGACTCAACTGCTTATATGCTTAAGGATGTACCATATAACTTCCCAGGTACTAGCACTCCAGTCTACAACTGGGATCGTGGCTATTATGGTAACATCACTCTTCAAACTGCTATCCAACAATCTCGTAACGTACCAGCAGTCGAAACTCTCGATAGAGTTGGACTTGATAAAGCCAAAAAATTCTTAAACGGACTTGGCATTGATTATCCAACCATGGTATATGCAAACGCAATTTCAAGTAATACGACTGAATCAGGTAAACAGTACGGTGCAAGTAGTGAAAAAATGGCTGCCGCCTATGCTGCATTTGCTAACGGTGGTATCTATCACAAACCAATGTATATCAATAAAGTTGTCTTTAGCGACGGTAGTTCAAAAGAGTTTTCTGATCAAGGTACTCGTGCTATGAAAGAAACAACCGCCTATATGATGACAGAAATGATGAAAACTGTATTATACTCTGGTACAGGTCGAGACGCTTATATTTCATGGCTTCCACAAGCAGGTAAAACTGGTACATCAAACTACACTGATGAAGAGATTGAAAACCACATTAAAACAAGTCAATTTGTTGCTCCGGATGAAATGTTTGTTGGTTATACCCGTAAATATTCAATGGCAGTCTGGACTGGTTACTCAAACCGCCTTACTCCAATCGTTGGTGATGGCTTTACCGTTGCCACTAGTATCTATCGTTCTATGATGCAGTATCTAGCAGAGGAAGATCATCCTGGGGACTGGACAATGCCAGAAGGACTTTATAGAAGCGGTGATTACGTCTTCAAGAATGGTGCACGTAGCAACTGGATTCCACAATCAACTCAAGCAAGTTCGACAACAGAGAGTTCAAGTTCAACTTCAACAACTGAAAGTGAAAGCTCTTCAAACGAAACTACGAATGGTACTACTAATCCAAATGCAACGCAACCAAACTCATCTGCAAATTCTCAACAACAAAACCAACCCCAACAAAATCCACGAAGACAACAATAA
- a CDS encoding DUF1273 domain-containing protein, producing MHTALVLGYSSFDLGLFNDKDIRLKIIKKAIRRDLEKMADEGLKWLVFTGTLGFEHWVLEVARDMKEDFGFQLATIFDFETHGENWNEGNRVKLSEFKQVDFVKYAYPNYEHKGQLRDYQLFLLENTDGAYLFYDEENETKLKYFYELMKKKDNYITKRLTFEELNEVAENFSEN from the coding sequence ATGCATACAGCCTTGGTTTTAGGCTATTCTAGCTTTGATTTAGGATTGTTTAATGACAAAGATATTCGTTTAAAAATTATTAAAAAAGCCATTCGTAGAGATTTGGAAAAAATGGCTGACGAAGGGTTGAAATGGTTGGTGTTTACGGGAACACTGGGATTTGAACACTGGGTTTTGGAGGTGGCCAGAGATATGAAAGAAGACTTTGGTTTCCAACTTGCGACTATCTTTGATTTTGAGACTCATGGGGAAAACTGGAATGAGGGGAATCGGGTTAAACTTAGTGAATTTAAACAAGTTGATTTTGTTAAATACGCCTATCCGAACTATGAACACAAGGGTCAATTACGAGATTATCAACTTTTCTTACTTGAAAATACAGATGGAGCCTATCTTTTTTATGATGAAGAAAATGAAACAAAACTGAAGTATTTTTACGAACTGATGAAAAAGAAAGACAACTATATTACAAAAAGATTAACATTTGAGGAATTAAACGAAGTAGCTGAAAATTTTTCCGAAAATTGA
- the gpsB gene encoding cell division regulator GpsB has protein sequence MASIIFTAKDIFEQDFGREVRGYSKAEVDEFLDDVIKDYETYAALVKSLRLEIAELKEELAKKPQVTPVASEPAELGSTTSMTNFDILKRLNRLEKEVFGKQIMDNSDF, from the coding sequence ATGGCAAGTATTATTTTTACAGCAAAAGATATTTTTGAGCAGGATTTTGGAAGAGAAGTACGTGGATATAGTAAAGCAGAGGTTGATGAGTTCTTGGATGATGTCATCAAGGATTATGAAACTTATGCAGCATTAGTAAAGTCACTCCGTTTAGAAATTGCAGAGTTGAAAGAGGAATTGGCGAAAAAACCTCAAGTAACTCCAGTAGCTTCTGAACCAGCAGAGCTTGGAAGTACAACTTCTATGACAAACTTTGATATTTTGAAACGTTTGAATCGTCTTGAAAAAGAAGTATTTGGCAAACAAATCATGGATAATTCTGATTTCTAA
- the recU gene encoding Holliday junction resolvase RecU, translating to MVNYPHKLSSKKKQQVTSQTKNFANRGMTFEKMINATNDYYLTHGLAVIHKKPTPVQIVRVDYPQRSRAKIVEAYFRQASTTDYSGVYEGFYIDFEAKETRQKHAIPMKNFHPHQIRHMEQVLEQKGICFVLLHFSSYQETYLLPALDLIRFYHQDMGKKSMPLDYIKEFGYVIEQSAFPQIPYLDTVKQHLLGGKTI from the coding sequence ATGGTCAACTATCCTCATAAACTTTCATCGAAAAAAAAACAACAAGTCACCTCACAAACTAAAAATTTCGCAAATCGTGGGATGACCTTTGAGAAGATGATCAATGCTACAAACGATTATTATCTGACACACGGTTTAGCTGTTATCCATAAGAAACCAACTCCTGTTCAGATTGTCCGCGTAGACTATCCTCAGCGTAGTCGTGCTAAGATTGTTGAAGCTTATTTTAGACAAGCATCGACTACCGATTATTCTGGAGTTTATGAAGGGTTTTACATCGATTTCGAAGCCAAGGAAACCAGGCAAAAACATGCGATTCCAATGAAGAACTTCCATCCTCATCAGATTCGGCATATGGAACAAGTCCTTGAACAAAAAGGAATTTGCTTTGTCCTTCTTCATTTTTCTTCTTATCAAGAAACGTATTTATTGCCGGCACTTGACCTCATCCGTTTTTATCATCAGGATATGGGAAAAAAGTCAATGCCGCTTGACTATATCAAAGAATTCGGTTATGTGATTGAGCAGTCTGCTTTTCCACAAATTCCTTACCTTGATACAGTCAAACAACATTTACTAGGTGGTAAAACAATATGA